The following proteins are co-located in the Seriola aureovittata isolate HTS-2021-v1 ecotype China chromosome 7, ASM2101889v1, whole genome shotgun sequence genome:
- the mlf2 gene encoding myeloid leukemia factor 2, protein MFRFLNDVDDDPYMMDPFAAHRQQMSLFSPFGMDPFALAPQMQPHRAPRRQAGPLAPFGMMGMGGGFMDMFGMMGEMMENMERMSGTPNCQTFSSSTVISYSSSDTGAPKVYQQTSETRRGPGGIRETRQSMRDSESGFERLAIGHHIGARAHIMERSRNRRTGDREERQDFINLDETDAAAFDEEWRREAGRYVPPNARGLEYGRDRRAGGQQLALTAPPSSTPPPGYRHESPRHRQPQTRPRYDW, encoded by the exons ATGTTTCGGTTCTTGAATGACGTTGATGACGACCCCTACATGAT GGATCCATTTGCAGCTCACAGGCAGCAAATGAGTCTGTTTAGCCCATTTGGCATGGACCCTTTTGCGCTTGCCCCTCAGATGCAGCCGCATCGTGCACCACGTAGACAG GCTGGTCCTCTGGCCCCCTTCGGCATGATGGGAATG gGTGGTGGATTCATGGATATGTTTGGCATGATGGGAGAAATGATGGAAAACATG GAAAGAATGTCAGGTACACCAAACTGTCAGACGTTTTCCTCTTCAACAGTGATCTCCTATTCCTCGTCAGACACAGGGGCTCCTAAAGTTTATCAGCAGACCAGTGAAACGAGAAGAGGCCCTGGAGGG ATCCGTGAGACGCGGCAGTCAATGAGGGACAGCGAGAGCGGCTTTGAGCGTCTCGCCATCGGCCACCACATCGGGGCTCGTGCACACATAATGGAGCGTTCACGAAATCGCCGCACAGGAGATCGTGAAGAACGGCAAGACTTCATTAATCTTGATGAGA CTGACGCTGCAGCGTTTGatgaggagtggaggagggaggctgGAAGATACGTTCCCCCGAACGCCCGGGGGCTGGAATACGGCCGAGATCGACGGGCAGGAGGTCAGCAGCTGGCTCTTACCGCCCCTCCTAGCTCAACACCCCCACCAGGTTATCGGCATGAGTCCCCCAGACACCGTCAGCCCCAAACCCGCCCCCGTTACGACTGGTGA
- the LOC130171943 gene encoding gamma-enolase-like: MSIVNIVAREILDSRGNPTVEVDLHTDKGLFRAAVPSGASTGIYEALELRDGDKTRYKGKGVTKAVGHINDTLGPALVQSGISVLEQEKLDNMMIEMDGTDNKSKFGANSILGVSLAICKAGAAEKGVPLYRHIADLAGNAELVLPVPAFNVINGGSHAGNRLAMQEFMVLPVGAESFRDALRVGAELYQTLRGVIKEKYGQDATNVGDEGGFAPNIQENSEALELIKTAIEKAGFTDKVVIGMDVAASEFFIEGKYDLDFKSPPNAARNISAEELASIYQGFINSYPVVSIEDPFDQDDWPAWSQFTGSVGIQVVGDDLTVTNPRRIQRAVEEKSCNCLLLKVNQIGSVTEAIKACKLAQENGWGVMVSHRSGETEDTFIADLVVGLCTGQIKTGAPCRSERLAKYNQLMRIEEELGDQARYAGHNFRNPSAL, from the exons atgtCGATAGTGAATATTGTTGCCAGGGAGATCCTGGACTCCAGAGGAAACCCTACTGTGGAAGTAGATCTGCATACAgacaaag GTCTGTTCAGGGCTGCTGTGCCCAGCGGTGCGTCCACCGGCATCTACGAGGCTCTGGAGCTCCGAGATGGAGACAAGACTCGCTACAAGGGCAAAG GTGTAACCAAGGCTGTAGGTCACATCAATGACACCCTTGGGCCCGCCCTTGTCCAGTCG GGAATCAGTGTGTTGGAGCAGGAGAAACTGGACAACATGATGATTGAAATGGATGGCACTGACAACAAAT CTAAGTTTGGGGCCAATTCTATTCTGGGAGTATCACTTGCCATATGCAAAGCTGGCGCAGCAGAGAAAGGTGTCCCCTTGTACCGTCACATTGCTGATCTTGCAGGAAACGCAGAGCTGGTCCTACCAGTTCCT GCATTTAATGTGATCAACGGGGGCTCCCATGCTGGTAACAGACTGGCTATGCAGGAGTTCATGGTACTTCCTGTCGGGGCGGAGTCTTTCCGTGATGCTTTGCGTGTGGGGGCTGAGCTTTACCAGACACTGAGAGGTGTCATCAAGGAGAAGTACGGTCAGGATGCTACAAATGTGGGAGATGAGGGAGGGTTTGCCCCAAACATACAGGAGAACAGTGAAG CCCTGGAGCTGATAAAGACGGCCATAGAGAAGGCGGGCTTCACTGACAAAGTGGTCATAGGGATGGATGTTGCTGCTTCAGAGTTTTTCATTGAGGGCAAGTACGACCTGGACTTCAAGTCTCCACCCAACGCTGCCCGCAACATCAGTGCTGAGGAGCTGGCCAGCATCTACCAGGGCTTCATTAACTCTtatccag TCGTGTCCATTGAAGATCCTTTCGACCAGGACGACTGGCCTGCTTGGTCACAGTTCACAGGCTCAGTGGGCATCCAG GTGGTTGGAGACGATCTTACAGTCACTAACCCGCGCAGGATTCAACGAGCCGTGGAGGAAAAGTCCTGCAACTGCCTGCTGCTTAAAGTCAACCAGATTGGCTCTGTCACAGAGGCCATCAAGGC GTGTAAGCTGGCCCAGGAGAACGGCTGGGGCGTGATGGTGAGCCACCGCTCAGGAGAAACAGAGGACACTTTTATAGCTGACCTGGTGGTTGGTCTCTGCACTGGACAG ATCAAGACCGGAGCTCCCTGTCGGTCAGAACGTCTGGCCAAATACAACCAGCTCATGAG gaTCGAGGAAGAGTTGGGTGACCAGGCCCGCTATGCTGGGCACAACTTCCGTAACCCCAGTGCCCTTTGA
- the cdc42l gene encoding cell division cycle 42, like yields the protein MQTIKCVVVGDGAVGKTCLLISYTTNKFPSEYVPTVFDNYAVTVMIGGEPYTLGLFDTAGQEDYDRLRPLSYPQTDVFLVCFSVVSPSSFENVKEKWVPEISHHCPRTPFLLVGTQVDLREDSNTIEKLAKNKQRPLYPESGEKLARELKAVKYVECSALTQRGLKNVFDEAILAALEPPETKTKRKCVLL from the exons ATGCAGACTATAAAATGTGTGGTGGTAGGAGACGGTGCAGTAGGAAAGACCTGCTTACTGATCTCCTACACAACCAACAAGTTCCCCTCAGAATATGTGCCTACG GTTTTTGACAATTatgcagtgacagtgatgatcGGGGGAGAGCCCTATACACTCGGCCTTTTTGACACAGCGG GTCAGGAGGATTATGACAGGCTGCGTCCTCTCAGCTATCCACAGACAGACGTGTTCCTTGTATGTTTCTCTGTCGTCTCCCCCTCATCTTTTGAAAACGTCAAAGAGAAG tgggTTCCTGAGATTTCTCACCACTGCCCACGCACACCCTTCCTGTTAGTGGGCACACAGGTGGACCTGCGGGAAGACAGCAACACGATCGAGAAGCTGGCGAAGAACAAACAGCGCCCCCTATACCCTGAGAGCGGGGAGAAGCTGGCGCGTGAGCTCAAGGCTGTAAAATACGTGGAGTGCTCTGCTCTGACACAG CGAGGGCTTAAGAATGTGTTTGACGAGGCCATCCTGGCAGCCTTGGAGCCTCCAGAGACCAAAACCAAGAGAAAGTGCGTCCTGCTATAG